The stretch of DNA GAGGGTCCTCGCCGTGGGTGGGCTCGCCCAGGGCGAGCAGCTGTGGACGGGCCCCGAGGAGATTCATGACGGTGGTCGCCTCGACGGCATGGACGGTGTCCTTGATGTCAGTAGCCATGCCTTAAACGCTATCGTTGAACACTCGGTTGAAACTTTGCTGCGGTACGGGTGGGATCATGGGGCGAAACCTTCAAAGCGGGGATCGGCTCAGGCCGGTGGATCTGGCGCGCGGGCACGGTCTGTCCACGCAGGCGATCAGGAACTACGAGGAGGCCGGCATCCTCCCGGCCGCTGATCGCACATCGCACGGCTACCGCACCTACACCTCGCTGCACGCGCGGGCCCTGCGCGCGTTTCTTGCCCTGGTGCCCGGCCACGGCCACCAGACGGCGACGTCGATCATGCGAGCAGTGAACCGGGGCGCGGCCGAGGAGGCGTTCCGCCTCATCGACGAGAGCCACGTACAGCTCCTGGAGGACCGGCGAACCCTCCAGGCCGTGGAGAGGGCGCTCCGAGACCTGGGGGCCACGCCGGTGTCCTGGGCTGGACCAGAGGCTGGGTCCAGGCCCGCGCCTGAGGGCATGTTCGTCGGCCAGTTGGCCGGGAAGCTCGGGATCCAGCCGGCGACCCTGCGCAAATGGGAGACGGCCGGCCTTGTCCACCCGCGCCGGGACCCGCGCACCGGCTACCGCGTCTACGACGAGGCCGACGTACGGGATGCCCGGATGGTGCACCAACTCAGGCGCGGAGGCTACCTGTTGGAGCAGATCGCCCCGCTGATCGCCCAGGTGCGGGCGGCGGGCGGCCTTGAGCCTCTGGAAGCCACGTTGAGCGACTGGCGCGGCCGGCTGTCCGCTCGCGGGCGAGCCATGCTGACCGGCGCCGCCGAGCTGGAGACGTACCTCAGTGACCTGGGCCTGGGGCTGTCGGGCAGCTGTCGGGAGCCGTGAGTCCGCTGTCGGTGGCTTGTCGGAGGCCTGTCGGCGGGGCCCGGCACCTTTCGAGGAACGGCCGCCGGAGATCACTCGGCCGGCCCCGACCCCGAGGAGCCCTCATGCGTACCCCCGTCACGATCATCGGGGCCGGACTCGGCGGACTCACGCTGGCCCGCGTCCTGCACCTCCACGGAATCCCGGTCACGGTCTACGAGGCGGAGTCCTCCCCGGCTGCGCGTTCGCAGGGCGGCATGCTCGATATCCACGACTACAACGGACAACTCGCCCTCGAAACAGCCTCCTTGATGGATGAGTTCCGTGACCTCATTCTGGAGGGCCGCCAGGCGATGCGGGTCCTCGACCCGGACGGGACCGTCCTGCACGAGATGGCCGACGACGGCACGGGCGGACGCCCCGAGGTGCAGCGCGGCGAACTGCGGCAGGTGCTGCTCGACTCGCTCCCGGCCGGCACCGTCCGGTGGGGGCACAAGGTCAGCAGCACCCGTAGCCTCGGCGAAGGCAGTCACGAGGTGACGTTCGCCGACGGCAGCACCGTCGTCAGCAGCCTGCTGGTCGGCGCGGACGGCGCCTGGTCACGGGTGCGGCAGCTGCTCTCCCCCGCCACACCCGAGTACACCGGCAAGTCGGTCGTCGAGACCTACCTGTTCGAAGCCGACACCCGGCACCCCGCCGCCGCGAAAACGGTCGGTGGCGGGTCGATGATCGCGTTCACGCCGGGCAGGGAGATCTTCGCTCACCGGGAAAGGGGCGACACTCTGCACGCCTACGTGGGGCTGTCCGAGCCGCAGGACTGGTTCGCAGCCATTGACTTCACCGACGCCTCCGCGGCCGCCTCTCGAATCGCTGAGGAGTTCACCGGCTGGGCGCCGGAGCTCACCGCGCTGATCACCGACGGAGACATCCCACCGGTCCTGCGACCCCTCTACGCCCTGCCCACCGAGCACAGGTGGGACCGCGTGCCCGGCGTCACCCTGCTCGGCGACGCCGCCCACCTCTCGGCCCCGAACGGCGAAGGCGCCAACCTCGCCATGTACGACGGTGCCGAACTCGGCAAGGCCATCGCCGCTCACCCCGACGACATCGAGACCGCGCTCACCGAGTACGAACAGGCCATGTTCCCCCGCAGCGCCGCTGCCGTCACCTTTGGAGACGCCGAAGCCCACGGGGCCGACTCCGAGAACGGCGCGGTTGAGGCCCTGCTCAAGATGATCAGCGAGCAGGCGTAACAGGGAACCTGGCCGGCACCGTTCGCTCCGGGTAAATAGCGCTCGATGCAGGTAGAAAGGTGGCACGCGTCGATGAGAGGAGACGGTGTGGCGTCGGACGACAAGGACGGGGAGCGTTTGCTGGACGGGCTGTCGGTGGATGAGGCCCGGCCGGAGCGCCCGGTGCTGCTCGACGCTGAGGGAGAGCCGCTGCGGACCTGGCGGGAGAACTATCCCTACTCGGAGAGGCTGAAGCGCAGGGAGTACGAGCGCCAGAAGCGGATCCTGCAGATCGAGTTGTTGAAGCTGCAGAGATCGGTACGGGAACAGGGTCAGCGCATCGTGGTCG from Streptomyces sp. BA2 encodes:
- a CDS encoding TioE family transcriptional regulator, which codes for MGRNLQSGDRLRPVDLARGHGLSTQAIRNYEEAGILPAADRTSHGYRTYTSLHARALRAFLALVPGHGHQTATSIMRAVNRGAAEEAFRLIDESHVQLLEDRRTLQAVERALRDLGATPVSWAGPEAGSRPAPEGMFVGQLAGKLGIQPATLRKWETAGLVHPRRDPRTGYRVYDEADVRDARMVHQLRRGGYLLEQIAPLIAQVRAAGGLEPLEATLSDWRGRLSARGRAMLTGAAELETYLSDLGLGLSGSCREP
- a CDS encoding FAD-dependent oxidoreductase: MRTPVTIIGAGLGGLTLARVLHLHGIPVTVYEAESSPAARSQGGMLDIHDYNGQLALETASLMDEFRDLILEGRQAMRVLDPDGTVLHEMADDGTGGRPEVQRGELRQVLLDSLPAGTVRWGHKVSSTRSLGEGSHEVTFADGSTVVSSLLVGADGAWSRVRQLLSPATPEYTGKSVVETYLFEADTRHPAAAKTVGGGSMIAFTPGREIFAHRERGDTLHAYVGLSEPQDWFAAIDFTDASAAASRIAEEFTGWAPELTALITDGDIPPVLRPLYALPTEHRWDRVPGVTLLGDAAHLSAPNGEGANLAMYDGAELGKAIAAHPDDIETALTEYEQAMFPRSAAAVTFGDAEAHGADSENGAVEALLKMISEQA